A single Saccharolobus shibatae B12 DNA region contains:
- a CDS encoding alkaline phosphatase family protein: MRDLKTLLIVIDGVSYAVFNQFRYNLDTMNNLVENGSFGKLESVFPTITPVALASLFTGYLPANHGITSTKIFIKGYSLSKPLSAHSSIPLKVDPIWYLLAKKEYKVIVTSAPQALPDKWKLKNLILFDPYKSKIKECSEGAFLKIGNTTINEVNFSIENNNEEYTIKITDIENNTLSLNLKQNEWTAPLEVIMRCKGKEMKGTFRLKGLSNGIYLTPISFLIPSWSNSQELQNEVWENVVKKYGMILDGDYVSLKSNIIGFNEYYETLKFAYDFFYNYSLFLLKREEWDFAITYLPIVDNIQHLLYGIDDSRSLDYIFQVYKMTDNFVKAHIELADNIIICSDHGINKVKKRLYLNKFLEKLNVLKIVDDKKIDWKRTKAYYGGGGIIRINLKEREKFGIVSKKEFNKLIKYLTINLERLEDPETGERIFTVIYSNETPASDRQGDIIINGVNPKYSISSNIEKNTIFENVIPYNTTTADHGYYRNDDINGIVILYGKNFTKKRIDMKIVDVTPTILKLYGINYKSDGKIINEVLKNGYADNTKQKA, encoded by the coding sequence GTGCGTGATTTGAAGACATTATTAATAGTCATTGATGGAGTTAGTTATGCTGTTTTTAACCAATTTAGATATAATTTAGATACTATGAATAATCTTGTTGAAAATGGGAGCTTTGGTAAACTAGAGAGTGTTTTCCCCACAATAACACCAGTAGCTTTGGCATCTTTATTCACGGGATACTTACCAGCAAATCATGGAATAACTTCCACAAAGATCTTCATAAAAGGCTATAGTCTAAGTAAACCGCTATCAGCACATAGTAGTATACCATTAAAGGTTGATCCAATATGGTACCTCTTAGCGAAAAAAGAATATAAAGTAATAGTAACCTCAGCACCGCAAGCCTTACCGGATAAATGGAAACTAAAAAATCTTATCTTGTTTGATCCCTATAAATCCAAAATTAAAGAGTGTAGCGAGGGAGCTTTTCTTAAGATTGGCAATACAACTATAAATGAAGTTAATTTTAGTATCGAGAATAATAATGAGGAGTATACTATAAAAATAACTGATATCGAGAATAATACCTTGTCATTAAATTTGAAGCAAAATGAATGGACAGCTCCACTTGAGGTAATAATGAGATGTAAAGGAAAGGAAATGAAAGGAACGTTTAGATTAAAGGGCCTAAGTAATGGGATTTATCTCACACCAATATCGTTTCTAATTCCTAGTTGGTCAAATAGTCAAGAGTTACAAAACGAAGTATGGGAGAACGTTGTTAAGAAATACGGAATGATACTAGATGGTGATTACGTTTCTCTAAAGTCTAATATAATCGGTTTTAATGAATATTATGAAACTTTAAAATTTGCATATGATTTTTTCTATAACTATTCGTTATTTCTGCTTAAACGTGAAGAATGGGATTTCGCAATAACATACTTACCGATAGTAGATAATATACAACACCTACTTTATGGTATAGACGATTCAAGATCATTAGATTATATTTTCCAAGTATATAAGATGACAGATAACTTTGTGAAAGCCCATATCGAATTAGCTGATAATATTATTATTTGTTCAGATCATGGAATAAATAAGGTAAAAAAGAGGCTATATCTTAATAAATTTTTAGAAAAGCTTAATGTACTAAAAATAGTCGATGATAAGAAAATAGATTGGAAGAGAACTAAGGCGTATTATGGTGGTGGAGGAATTATTAGAATTAACCTAAAAGAGAGGGAGAAATTTGGAATAGTAAGCAAAAAGGAATTTAACAAATTAATTAAATATTTGACTATTAACTTAGAAAGATTAGAAGATCCCGAAACTGGAGAAAGGATATTTACCGTAATTTATTCTAATGAGACACCAGCAAGTGATAGACAAGGCGATATAATAATCAATGGCGTTAATCCAAAATACTCCATCTCAAGCAATATAGAAAAAAATACAATATTTGAAAACGTCATCCCTTATAATACGACTACTGCGGACCATGGGTATTATAGAAATGATGATATTAATGGGATTGTAATATTATATGGGAAAAATTTCACTAAGAAACGAATAGACATGAAAATAGTTGACGTTACGCCTACAATATTGAAACTGTATGGAATAAATTATAAATCTGATGGGAAAATTATAAATGAGGTCCTTAAAAATGGATATGCCGATAATACTAAGCAAAAGGCATAG
- a CDS encoding uroporphyrinogen-III synthase — protein MRILFLRPDNEDAELNEKLMILQKNGIEVLNIPIFKIKCIQYSLPNYDYEALAFTSRNSVICFKEYFFIKNRKIYAIGEETSELLTRMYSINPITPEKFTSVELARRILEDKVNSVLSIRSKKASEDMKNLLNGKIKYDEIYVYDSEIIGDNINEVSKILAKCEVDAIAFTSSLMARLIGPYISRKCKIIVYSIGPMTTETLKRVNNEVKIIESKTHSIKGIIETILVEMKRNG, from the coding sequence ATGAGGATATTATTCCTTAGGCCCGATAACGAAGATGCGGAGCTCAATGAAAAGCTTATGATCCTTCAGAAAAATGGAATTGAGGTTCTAAACATACCTATTTTTAAAATAAAATGTATCCAGTATTCATTACCGAACTATGATTATGAGGCCCTTGCATTTACAAGTAGAAATTCAGTTATTTGTTTTAAAGAATATTTCTTCATTAAAAATCGTAAGATATACGCCATAGGAGAAGAAACTTCAGAGTTACTAACGAGAATGTACAGTATAAATCCAATAACTCCAGAAAAATTTACAAGCGTAGAACTAGCTAGAAGAATCTTGGAAGATAAGGTAAATAGTGTGCTCAGCATAAGGAGTAAAAAAGCTTCTGAAGATATGAAAAATCTTCTTAATGGCAAAATTAAATATGATGAGATCTATGTATATGATTCGGAAATAATCGGAGATAATATAAATGAAGTGTCAAAAATCCTAGCTAAATGTGAAGTCGATGCCATAGCATTTACTAGCTCATTAATGGCAAGGCTAATTGGCCCTTATATTAGTAGAAAGTGTAAGATTATAGTATATAGCATAGGTCCGATGACAACGGAAACTTTGAAACGGGTTAATAATGAGGTAAAAATAATAGAAAGTAAGACACATTCTATCAAAGGCATTATAGAAACTATTTTGGTGGAGATGAAACGAAATGGATGA
- the hemC gene encoding hydroxymethylbilane synthase yields the protein MKIRIAARGSKLSRIQVDMLGEKLKKIGIEYEIIDIKTKADLFSNDPLSKLGKGVFEKEVNEAVLEGKADIAVHSMKDILSEINPYLEIFAVLERDPPYDVLVAEKNLDKLDSNITIGTSSIRRKNFLKYIKPEINTKDIRGNVDTRIRKYLSKEYQGLILAEASLKRLNMSINYHRLNVYDFTPEANQGIIVALGRKKDEKIKEIFKEINHKDTLDEALAERAVISLVGGGCHSPIGVLFKKEGKEFYGIASYSDGKKKITLSISKPGDPYTIGSELGLLLKKEMKNEDIIP from the coding sequence TTGAAAATCCGAATAGCAGCAAGAGGAAGTAAACTAAGTAGAATACAAGTTGATATGTTAGGAGAAAAATTAAAGAAAATTGGAATAGAGTACGAAATAATAGATATAAAGACAAAAGCTGACTTATTTTCTAATGATCCACTAAGTAAACTAGGGAAAGGAGTGTTTGAAAAAGAAGTTAATGAGGCTGTATTAGAGGGAAAAGCTGATATTGCAGTACACAGCATGAAAGATATTTTATCAGAAATAAATCCTTATCTTGAGATATTTGCAGTACTTGAAAGAGACCCGCCATACGATGTACTAGTTGCAGAGAAGAATCTAGATAAGTTGGATTCAAATATCACTATAGGTACTAGTAGCATAAGAAGGAAAAACTTTCTTAAATATATCAAGCCAGAAATAAATACGAAAGATATTAGAGGCAACGTAGATACTAGAATAAGAAAATATCTGTCAAAAGAATATCAAGGCTTAATTTTAGCTGAGGCCTCCTTAAAAAGGCTCAATATGAGTATAAATTATCATAGACTTAATGTTTATGACTTTACTCCAGAAGCCAATCAAGGTATTATAGTAGCCTTGGGAAGAAAAAAAGATGAGAAGATAAAAGAGATATTCAAAGAAATTAATCATAAAGACACATTAGATGAGGCGTTAGCAGAAAGAGCAGTAATTAGTTTAGTTGGAGGAGGTTGCCATTCTCCAATTGGGGTGTTATTTAAAAAAGAAGGAAAAGAGTTTTATGGTATTGCAAGTTATAGTGATGGAAAGAAAAAAATTACTTTATCCATTAGCAAGCCAGGAGACCCATATACTATAGGGTCTGAATTAGGCTTGTTACTAAAGAAGGAGATGAAGAATGAGGATATTATTCCTTAG
- the hemL gene encoding glutamate-1-semialdehyde 2,1-aminomutase, producing the protein MDKRRCAVLNSEEMWAQAKQLFAGGVNSPVRAAVKPFPFYVERGKGAYIYTVDGKKFIDYVLGYGPLILGHSPESVKRKIVEQLEKGWLFGTPSELEIKLAKKISSHIPSAQKIRFVNSGTEATMAAIRLARGYTKRSKILKFSGNYHGAHDYALVEAGSAATEYNVATSDGVPIEIIKTVEVCEFNDLDCVDKKLRNEDIATVILEPIMGNAGVILPEKDFLSGVRELTKSYNSLLIFDEVITGFRINIGGAQSYYQIYPDITTLGKIIGGGFPIGAVAGKAEIVDNFTPAGKVFNAGTFNANPISMIAGIATIEELEKEYPYDIANKAAKTLVEELERLLKIKHTINHVGSMFQVFFGIDKVRNYSDAKRADKEYYIKFHERLLKEGVFIPPSQYETIFTSASHKDDVVNDTIDKLVKVIGELS; encoded by the coding sequence ATGGATAAAAGAAGGTGTGCTGTTTTGAATAGTGAGGAAATGTGGGCTCAAGCTAAGCAATTATTTGCGGGAGGAGTAAATAGTCCAGTTAGAGCTGCAGTAAAACCATTCCCATTTTATGTGGAGAGAGGGAAAGGAGCTTATATTTACACGGTCGATGGTAAAAAGTTCATTGACTATGTATTGGGTTACGGACCTCTAATTTTAGGTCATTCTCCGGAATCTGTAAAGAGGAAAATAGTTGAACAATTAGAAAAAGGTTGGCTTTTCGGAACTCCTAGTGAATTAGAAATAAAATTAGCTAAAAAAATTAGTTCGCATATACCATCAGCTCAGAAAATAAGATTTGTAAATAGTGGAACTGAAGCTACAATGGCAGCTATAAGATTAGCTAGAGGCTATACAAAAAGAAGTAAAATACTGAAGTTTAGTGGAAATTACCATGGAGCTCATGATTATGCACTTGTGGAAGCTGGAAGTGCTGCTACAGAATATAACGTTGCAACTTCTGATGGTGTTCCAATTGAAATAATAAAAACAGTAGAAGTATGCGAGTTTAACGATCTCGATTGCGTAGATAAAAAATTAAGAAATGAGGACATCGCTACAGTAATCTTAGAACCCATTATGGGCAATGCTGGTGTAATCTTACCGGAAAAGGACTTCTTATCTGGAGTAAGGGAACTTACAAAGTCCTACAATTCATTATTAATCTTCGATGAAGTTATAACTGGTTTTAGAATCAATATAGGTGGAGCACAATCTTACTATCAAATTTATCCAGACATAACAACACTAGGTAAAATTATAGGTGGCGGTTTCCCTATAGGTGCAGTAGCAGGTAAAGCAGAAATCGTTGATAATTTCACACCTGCTGGTAAAGTATTTAATGCTGGTACATTTAACGCCAACCCCATATCCATGATCGCTGGAATTGCTACAATAGAAGAACTTGAAAAAGAATATCCATATGATATTGCAAACAAAGCCGCTAAGACTCTTGTAGAGGAATTAGAAAGGTTGCTAAAGATAAAGCATACAATAAATCATGTTGGAAGTATGTTTCAAGTATTTTTCGGAATAGACAAGGTTAGAAATTATTCAGATGCAAAAAGGGCTGATAAGGAGTATTACATAAAGTTCCATGAGAGACTATTAAAGGAGGGAGTCTTCATTCCTCCAAGTCAATATGAGACAATTTTCACTTCAGCTTCACACAAAGATGATGTAGTTAACGATACTATAGATAAACTTGTGAAAGTAATAGGCGAATTAAGTTGA